In the Acidovorax sp. A79 genome, one interval contains:
- the egtB gene encoding ergothioneine biosynthesis protein EgtB — MTNMDFCSPLAVLLSRYGAVRDHTVALVAPLSAEDCGAQSMPDASPAKWHLAHTTWFFETFVLEPNEPGFAPFEPAFRVLFNSYYNGVGAKHPRPQRGLLTRPSLDEVLAYRADVDRRMARLVPAVLQNAALCALIELGLQHEQQHQELLVTDIKHLLSCNPVHPAYGAAVVPAGDQALVPAARHLGWRHLEGGLVEVGHGGDGFAFDNESPRHRAYLAPYALASRLVTNAEWMAFVEGGGYDNPAHWLAEGWDWRVAQGLQHPLYWHRPEGGTWHEFTLAGLRPVQSAMPVVHLSYYEADAYARWVGARLPTEAEWEHAAQTAGTTGAHGLEQLFGAAWQWTQSSYAAYPGFRTADGAVGEYNGKFMVNQYVLRGSSCATPPGHARSTYRNFFPATARWQYTGVRLARDA; from the coding sequence ATGACCAATATGGATTTTTGCTCCCCGCTCGCCGTGCTGCTGTCGCGCTACGGGGCCGTGCGGGATCACACCGTGGCCTTGGTGGCGCCGCTGTCGGCCGAGGACTGCGGCGCGCAGTCCATGCCCGATGCCAGCCCGGCCAAATGGCACCTGGCGCACACCACCTGGTTCTTCGAGACCTTTGTGCTCGAGCCGAACGAGCCGGGCTTCGCGCCCTTCGAGCCCGCGTTCCGCGTGCTGTTCAATTCCTACTACAACGGCGTGGGCGCCAAGCACCCGCGCCCGCAGCGGGGGCTGCTGACGCGCCCATCGCTGGACGAGGTGCTGGCCTACCGCGCCGATGTGGACCGGCGGATGGCGCGCCTGGTGCCCGCCGTGCTGCAGAACGCCGCGCTGTGTGCGCTGATCGAGCTGGGCCTGCAGCACGAGCAGCAGCACCAGGAACTGCTGGTGACGGACATCAAGCACCTGCTGTCGTGCAACCCTGTGCATCCCGCCTATGGCGCCGCCGTGGTGCCCGCCGGCGACCAGGCGCTCGTGCCGGCGGCCAGGCACCTGGGCTGGCGGCATCTGGAAGGCGGGCTGGTGGAGGTGGGCCATGGCGGAGACGGCTTCGCCTTCGACAACGAAAGCCCTCGCCACCGCGCCTACCTGGCGCCGTACGCACTGGCCTCGCGGCTGGTGACCAACGCGGAATGGATGGCCTTCGTGGAAGGTGGTGGCTACGACAACCCCGCCCACTGGCTGGCCGAAGGCTGGGACTGGCGCGTGGCGCAGGGGCTGCAGCACCCGCTGTACTGGCACCGGCCAGAAGGTGGCACGTGGCACGAGTTCACCCTGGCGGGCTTGCGGCCCGTGCAGAGCGCGATGCCGGTTGTGCACCTGTCGTACTACGAAGCGGACGCCTATGCGCGCTGGGTGGGCGCACGCCTGCCCACGGAAGCCGAATGGGAGCATGCCGCGCAGACCGCAGGGACAACTGGCGCGCATGGCCTGGAGCAGCTGTTCGGCGCGGCCTGGCAATGGACGCAGTCGAGCTACGCCGCCTACCCAGGCTTTCGCACGGCCGACGGCGCCGTGGGCGAGTACAACGGCAAGTTTATGGTCAACCAGTACGTGCTGCGCGGCAGCTCCTGCGCCACTCCGCCCGGGCATGCGCGCAGCACCTACCGCAACTTCTTCCCGGCCACGGCCCGCTGGCAGTACACGGGTGTGCGGCTGGCTCGTGACGCATGA
- the egtD gene encoding L-histidine N(alpha)-methyltransferase, producing MPLPSPNDDITRGLNQRPASISPKYFYDQHGSQLFEEITRLPEYYPTRTETALMQQHAADIAQAVGTGRTLVELGAGNCQKARTLCRLVQPACFVGVDISADFLQAAVRGLRDDFPGLDARAVGGDMTQGVALPEDIPRTGRLVFYPGSSIGNFDPPHALDLLAHMRELIDDDGGLLIGIDLPKDVEVLEAAYDDATGVTAAFNRNVLRHVNRLIGSDFDVDQWQHRAFFNPGESRIEMHLEAMADSEVRWPGGGRRFDQGERIHTENSYKYPLHVFTDMLARAGFSQAQAWTDDRGWFAVVHARP from the coding sequence ATGCCTTTGCCCAGCCCCAACGACGACATCACGCGTGGCCTGAACCAGCGGCCCGCGAGCATTTCCCCCAAGTATTTCTACGACCAGCACGGCTCGCAGCTGTTCGAGGAAATCACCCGCCTGCCCGAGTACTACCCCACGCGCACCGAAACCGCCCTCATGCAGCAGCATGCGGCCGACATCGCGCAGGCCGTGGGCACGGGGCGCACGCTGGTGGAGCTGGGGGCTGGCAACTGCCAGAAGGCGCGCACGCTGTGCCGGCTGGTGCAGCCCGCGTGCTTCGTCGGCGTGGATATCTCGGCGGACTTCCTGCAGGCGGCGGTGCGGGGCCTGCGCGACGATTTTCCGGGGCTGGACGCGCGGGCCGTGGGCGGCGACATGACCCAGGGCGTGGCCCTGCCCGAGGACATTCCGCGCACGGGACGGCTGGTGTTCTACCCGGGCTCGTCCATCGGCAACTTCGACCCGCCGCACGCGCTGGATTTGCTGGCCCACATGCGCGAGCTGATCGACGATGACGGCGGCCTGCTCATCGGCATCGACCTGCCCAAGGACGTGGAGGTGCTGGAGGCGGCCTACGACGACGCCACCGGCGTGACCGCCGCCTTCAACCGCAATGTGCTGCGGCATGTGAATCGATTGATCGGCAGCGATTTCGATGTGGACCAGTGGCAGCACCGGGCGTTCTTCAACCCGGGCGAGTCGCGCATCGAGATGCACCTGGAAGCGATGGCTGACTCCGAGGTGCGCTGGCCTGGTGGCGGGCGCAGGTTCGACCAGGGCGAACGCATCCACACCGAAAACAGCTACAAGTACCCGCTGCACGTGTTCACCGACATGCTGGCGCGCGCAGGCTTCTCGCAGGCCCAGGCGTGGACGGACGACCGTGGCTGGTTTGCCGTGGTGCACGCCAGACCCTGA
- a CDS encoding LysE family translocator, which produces MTLATLLVFSLVALVAIATPGPTVLLALANGSRYGVRRSLPGMLGAVASDFVLVGAVALGLGTLLAASEFWFSVVKWLGAAYLAWLGLRLLRSQGGLDLAAADGAAAGPAATPRGIFTRSFLVAVTNPKGYLFCSALMPQFIDASAPQWPQYTAIAAVFAGLDFAVMLAYAAIGARAVKLLHRRAVLWLDRCCGGALLALAGSLAFYRRT; this is translated from the coding sequence ATGACGCTCGCGACCCTGCTGGTCTTCTCGCTGGTGGCCCTGGTGGCCATCGCCACGCCCGGCCCCACGGTGCTGCTGGCGCTGGCTAACGGATCGCGCTATGGCGTGCGCCGGTCGCTGCCCGGCATGCTGGGCGCCGTGGCGTCGGATTTTGTGCTGGTCGGTGCCGTGGCGCTGGGCCTGGGCACGCTGCTGGCGGCGTCCGAGTTCTGGTTTTCGGTGGTGAAGTGGCTGGGCGCGGCCTACCTGGCCTGGCTGGGTTTGCGGCTGCTGCGCTCGCAGGGGGGGCTGGACCTGGCCGCAGCGGACGGCGCGGCCGCCGGGCCTGCGGCCACGCCGCGCGGCATCTTCACGCGCTCTTTCCTGGTCGCGGTGACCAACCCCAAGGGATACCTGTTCTGCTCGGCGCTGATGCCGCAATTCATCGATGCCAGCGCACCACAATGGCCGCAGTACACCGCCATTGCAGCCGTGTTCGCGGGCCTGGACTTCGCCGTGATGCTGGCCTACGCCGCCATCGGGGCGCGCGCCGTCAAGCTGCTGCACCGCCGCGCGGTGCTGTGGCTGGACCGCTGCTGCGGCGGCGCGCTGCTGGCCCTGGCCGGATCGCTGGCCTTCTACCGACGGACGTAG
- a CDS encoding DUF1272 domain-containing protein, with amino-acid sequence MLQMRPNCECCDKDLPPDATNARICTFECTFCSDCAGARLGHVCPNCGGDLVQRPRRPASRLAKYPASTERVLKPQGCGVMA; translated from the coding sequence ATGCTTCAGATGCGCCCCAACTGCGAATGCTGCGACAAGGACCTGCCGCCCGATGCCACCAACGCGCGCATCTGCACCTTCGAGTGCACGTTCTGCAGCGACTGCGCCGGCGCCCGGCTGGGCCACGTGTGCCCCAACTGCGGGGGCGACCTCGTGCAGCGCCCGCGCCGGCCCGCCTCCAGGCTGGCGAAATACCCCGCATCCACCGAGCGGGTGCTCAAGCCCCAGGGCTGCGGGGTGATGGCATGA
- a CDS encoding energy transducer TonB encodes MSRLSPLAPVTLGLLILAGCSSTSSIPPRGVDVTESHVTSFRQKEDEQLLQKQVSPPLDAPLTLLEAPLPRYPSFLLNDTSLKARGDVTVSFEIMPSGLVGTARVLSGTGEDALHKPAIDAVRRWKFAPLLRNGEPARLVLQHTFRMEP; translated from the coding sequence ATGTCCCGCCTATCCCCTCTTGCCCCGGTCACTCTCGGCCTGCTGATTCTGGCCGGCTGCAGCTCCACATCATCCATCCCGCCGCGCGGAGTGGATGTGACCGAATCCCACGTCACCAGCTTCCGCCAGAAGGAGGACGAGCAACTGCTGCAAAAGCAGGTTTCGCCTCCGCTGGATGCGCCTTTGACGCTGCTGGAGGCACCGCTGCCGCGCTACCCGTCCTTCCTCCTGAATGACACCTCGCTCAAAGCGCGCGGCGATGTGACGGTGTCGTTCGAGATCATGCCCAGCGGGCTGGTCGGCACCGCGCGCGTGCTGTCAGGAACGGGGGAGGATGCGCTGCACAAGCCGGCGATCGATGCGGTGCGCCGCTGGAAATTTGCGCCGCTGCTGCGCAATGGGGAGCCCGCCCGCCTGGTGCTGCAGCACACCTTCCGCATGGAACCCTGA